The proteins below come from a single Acidobacteriota bacterium genomic window:
- a CDS encoding sigma factor has product MAPDSIALVEHLFRRQAGQMVARLTRTLGPRHLAVAEDAVQDALIAALQQWPFRGVPDQPEAWLYLVARNRALDRLRHAKMAAGKEPALMRAQPDAQPPAEVSLRDELPPVDDDQLALLFLTCHPALAADARVALALKLVGGFSVGEIARAFLAQESAIAQRLVRAKRTLRDQDVGFGMPAPAELAARLDSVLESLYLMFNEGYVATSGDALVRDDVAGEAIRLASLAAAHPATDSPNAWALLSLMLLHAARFPARIDSDGTLFLLRDQDRARWDREAIAAGLRALDRAASGNHVSAFHLEAGIAACHAVAPSWDATDWPQIVTYYDDLLALTGSPVVAMNRAIAVSRIDGPLAGLAVLDSIAGRAVLARYPLLPAVEAELWREAGDQARAVASYREALTLARSTPEQRWLSSRLTHLV; this is encoded by the coding sequence GTGGCCCCCGACTCCATTGCACTTGTTGAGCATCTGTTCCGCCGCCAGGCGGGACAGATGGTCGCCCGGCTGACGCGCACGCTCGGGCCGCGTCACCTCGCGGTAGCTGAAGACGCCGTTCAGGACGCGTTGATCGCCGCGCTGCAGCAGTGGCCGTTCCGCGGCGTGCCCGATCAACCGGAGGCGTGGCTCTACCTCGTCGCCAGGAACCGCGCGCTCGATCGCTTGCGGCACGCGAAGATGGCCGCCGGCAAGGAACCCGCGCTGATGCGGGCGCAACCCGACGCGCAGCCCCCGGCCGAGGTCTCGCTGCGCGACGAACTGCCGCCGGTGGACGATGACCAACTCGCCTTGCTGTTCTTGACCTGCCATCCGGCGCTGGCCGCCGACGCCAGGGTGGCGCTGGCGCTGAAGCTCGTGGGCGGCTTCAGTGTCGGCGAGATCGCCCGCGCCTTCCTGGCGCAGGAGAGCGCCATCGCGCAGCGACTGGTGCGCGCCAAGCGCACCCTGCGCGATCAGGATGTCGGCTTCGGCATGCCGGCGCCGGCCGAACTCGCCGCGCGCCTCGATTCGGTGCTCGAGTCGCTCTACCTGATGTTCAACGAAGGCTACGTGGCGACCTCTGGGGACGCGCTGGTGCGAGACGATGTGGCGGGCGAGGCCATTCGCCTGGCCTCGCTGGCCGCCGCGCATCCGGCGACCGATTCGCCCAATGCCTGGGCGCTGCTGTCGCTCATGCTGCTGCACGCGGCGAGGTTTCCCGCCCGGATCGATTCGGACGGCACGCTCTTCTTGTTGCGCGACCAGGACCGCGCCAGATGGGACCGGGAGGCGATCGCCGCCGGCCTGCGCGCCCTCGATCGCGCGGCGTCTGGCAACCACGTTAGCGCCTTTCATCTCGAGGCGGGCATTGCCGCCTGCCACGCCGTGGCGCCGTCGTGGGACGCCACCGACTGGCCGCAGATCGTCACGTACTACGACGACCTGCTGGCGCTCACCGGCTCGCCGGTGGTGGCGATGAACCGCGCCATTGCCGTCTCGCGCATTGACGGACCGCTTGCCGGGCTCGCCGTGCTCGACAGCATCGCCGGCCGCGCCGTGCTCGCGCGCTATCCGCTGCTGCCCGCCGTCGAGGCCGAATTGTGGCGCGAGGCCGGCGACCAGGCCCGGGCCGTGGCCAGCTACCGCGAGGCGCTGACCCTGGCGCGCTCAACCCCGGAGCAACGCTGGCTCAGTTCCCGGCTGACGCATCTCGTATAA
- a CDS encoding YciI family protein, translating into MPKFIMLLHDSGTFPADISPDEIQAIIQRYVAWKQKVQANGRLMDGHKLADGAGRVLRGAVGSPKVTDGPYAEAREVIGGIFIVEAASYEEVVDLSKDCPHLEFGTIEIREVEPT; encoded by the coding sequence ATGCCGAAGTTCATTATGCTCTTGCACGACTCAGGGACGTTCCCGGCCGACATCAGCCCAGACGAGATCCAGGCGATCATCCAGCGCTACGTGGCCTGGAAGCAGAAGGTCCAGGCCAACGGCCGCCTCATGGACGGCCACAAGCTGGCCGACGGCGCCGGGCGCGTGTTGCGCGGCGCGGTGGGGTCGCCGAAGGTCACCGACGGCCCCTACGCCGAAGCCCGCGAAGTGATTGGTGGAATTTTCATTGTCGAAGCTGCCAGCTACGAAGAGGTGGTCGATCTCAGCAAGGACTGCCCGCACCTCGAGTTCGGCACCATCGAAATCCGCGAGGTCGAACCCACGTAA